A portion of the Polaribacter cellanae genome contains these proteins:
- a CDS encoding 30S ribosomal protein S16 encodes MSVKIRLQRHGKKGKPFYWIVAADARAKRDGKYLEKIGTYNPNINPAVIDLDVDKAVQWLQNGAQPTDTAKNILSYKGAMLKNHLAGGVRKGALTQEQADAKFTAWVEEKAAKIADKEAGLSKAESEAKAKALAAEKAVNEARIEAAKPVVEEVAEPVAETEVAEEAAPESIDDAQAKATE; translated from the coding sequence ATGTCTGTAAAAATCAGATTACAAAGACACGGAAAAAAGGGGAAACCATTCTATTGGATAGTTGCTGCTGATGCTCGTGCAAAAAGAGATGGTAAATATCTTGAAAAAATTGGTACTTACAATCCAAACATTAACCCAGCAGTTATCGATTTAGATGTAGATAAAGCTGTACAATGGTTACAAAATGGTGCACAACCAACAGATACTGCAAAAAACATTTTATCTTACAAAGGTGCAATGTTAAAGAACCATTTAGCTGGTGGTGTAAGAAAAGGAGCTTTAACTCAAGAACAAGCTGATGCAAAATTTACTGCTTGGGTAGAAGAAAAAGCTGCCAAAATTGCTGACAAAGAAGCTGGTTTATCTAAAGCAGAATCTGAAGCAAAGGCAAAAGCTTTAGCTGCTGAAAAAGCAGTAAACGAAGCAAGAATCGAAGCAGCAAAACCAGTTGTGGAAGAAGTTGCTGAGCCAGTTGCAGAAACTGAAGTTGCTGAAGAAGCGGCTCCAGAATCTATTGACGACGCACAAGCAAAAGCAACAGAATAA
- a CDS encoding ferritin-like domain-containing protein — protein sequence MKYTEKISNKLNELLEKNYDAEKGYLNSAENVDSSKLKIFFKNRASERSIFAKELRTEILSYGQIPEDDGSFKGTMHRNWMSLKSLFSSNDEEAILEEALRGEKASLDEYDEMLKEEAFAPSTRKMLENQRQQIQAAINSLKLEEHLVS from the coding sequence ATGAAGTACACAGAAAAAATTTCGAATAAATTAAACGAATTATTAGAAAAAAACTACGATGCAGAAAAAGGATATTTGAATTCTGCTGAAAATGTAGACAGTTCTAAATTAAAAATTTTCTTTAAAAATAGGGCTTCAGAAAGAAGTATATTCGCAAAAGAATTAAGAACGGAAATTTTGTCTTACGGACAAATTCCAGAAGACGATGGTTCTTTTAAAGGAACAATGCACAGAAATTGGATGTCTTTAAAATCTTTATTTAGTTCTAACGACGAAGAAGCAATTTTAGAGGAAGCATTAAGAGGAGAAAAAGCGAGTTTAGACGAGTATGACGAAATGTTAAAGGAAGAAGCTTTTGCACCATCAACAAGAAAAATGTTGGAAAACCAACGACAACAAATTCAGGCTGCTATTAATTCTTTAAAATTAGAAGAGCACTTAGTATCGTAA